From a single Loxodonta africana isolate mLoxAfr1 chromosome 9, mLoxAfr1.hap2, whole genome shotgun sequence genomic region:
- the AQP3 gene encoding aquaporin-3 — MGRQKELVSRCGEVLHLRYRLLRQALAECLGTLILVMFGCGSVAQVVLSRGTHGGFLTINLAFGFAVTLGILIAGQVSGAHLNPAVTFAMCFLAREPWIKLPVYTLAQTLGAFLGAGIIFGLYYDAILAFANNEFIVSGPNGTAGIFATYPSGHLDMVNGFFDQFIGTASLIVCVLAIVDPNNNPVPRGLEAFTVGLVVLVIGTSMGFNSGYAVNPARDFGPRLFTAIAGWGSEVFTTGKHWWWVPIVSPLLGSIAGVFVYQLMIGCHLEQPPASTEQENVKLAHMKHKEQI, encoded by the exons ATGGGTCGACAGAAGGAGCTGGTGTCCCGCTGCGGGGAGGTGCTCCACCTTCGCTACCGGCTGCTGCGCCAGGCACTCGCTGAGTGCTTGGGAACCCTCATCCTCGTG ATGTTTGGCTGTGGCTCTGTGGCCCAGGTCGTGCTCAGCCGGGGCACACATGGAGGCTTCCTCACCATCAACCTGGCCTTCGGCTTCGCTGTCACTCTGGGCATCCTCATTGCTGGCCAGGTTTCTG GGGCCCACCTGAACCCTGCTGTAACCTTTGCCATGTGCTTTCTGGCACGCGAACCCTGGATCAAGCTGCCCGTCTATACCCTGGCTCAGACGCTGGGAGCCTTCCTGGGTGCTGGGATCATTTTTGGACTGTATTATG ATGCAATCTTGGCCTTTGCCAACAATGAGTTTATAGTCTCGGGCCCCAACGGCACAGCTGGCATCTTTGCCACTTACCCCTCTGGACACTTGGACATGGTCAATGGCTTCTTCGACCAG TTCATTGGCACCGCCTCCCTCATTGTCTGTGTGCTGGCTATTGTTGACCCAAACAACAACCCAGTCCCCCGTGGCCTGGAGGCCTTCACCGTGGGCCTGGTGGTCCTGGTCATCGGCACCTCCATGGGCTTCAACTCCGGCTATGCTGTCAACCCTGCCCGAGACTTTGGCCCCCGTCTTTTCACCGCCATCGCTGGTTGGGGCTCTGAGGTCTTCAC GACTGGCAAGCACTGGTGGTGGGTGCCCATTGTCTCCCCACTCCTGGGCTCCATCGCTGGCGTCTTCGTGTACCAGCTCATGATTGGCTGCCACCTGGAGCAGCCCCCAGCTTCTACTGAGCAGGAGAATGTGAAGCTGGCCCATATGAAGCACAAGGAGCAGATATGA